The following proteins are co-located in the Pedobacter sp. FW305-3-2-15-E-R2A2 genome:
- the recN gene encoding DNA repair protein RecN, which produces MLQKLSIRNYALIDSVELNLDKGLNIITGETGAGKSIMLGALSLILGQRAETRYFFNQEKKCIIEGQFLLTDHNLQHLFEDNDIDFHEETILRREISTDGKSRAFINDTPVTLVVMKQVGEKLIDIHSQHATLEINDPGFQLSVVDTLADHQPLLSDYRQGYKQYKKYLQHLSALQTAADEAKSRQDYEQFLFNELEAADLKADEQTLLETELQTLNNAESIKRSLVNAYNLLSEEEASALPILKEVIVQLQNIERFNPDYANLNERLRSALIELKDIAAETMNLEESIVFNPVRIEEINGRLDVIYTLQQKHKVNSVEELIGIRQQLSDNLNTLLSGDEEIDRLNKEITALKARLTEMADTLSADRGKSIISTENQVAAVLQQVGMPKARIKIEKTVLEELNKDGKDNIVLLFSANSGQPPAPVGKVASGGELSRLMLAIKSIMAKHTALPTLIFDEIDTGISGETALRVGDVIGDLEKNMQVICITHLPQIAAKGEAHYFVYKNEKGVRPTTGIRRLIPAERIQVIAEMLSGKDPGNPAIANAKELLGY; this is translated from the coding sequence ATGCTACAGAAACTTTCTATTCGTAACTACGCTTTAATAGACAGTGTTGAACTAAACCTGGACAAGGGTTTAAACATCATCACTGGAGAAACAGGTGCCGGTAAATCCATTATGCTGGGTGCCCTCTCGCTGATTTTGGGCCAGCGTGCAGAAACCAGATATTTCTTTAATCAGGAAAAGAAGTGCATTATTGAAGGACAATTTCTGCTGACAGACCATAACCTGCAGCATTTATTTGAGGACAATGACATTGATTTTCATGAGGAGACGATATTAAGAAGGGAAATCTCTACCGATGGGAAATCAAGAGCCTTCATCAATGATACGCCTGTTACCCTTGTGGTGATGAAACAGGTAGGCGAAAAACTGATCGATATTCACTCCCAGCATGCTACTTTAGAAATCAATGATCCCGGATTCCAGCTTTCTGTGGTAGATACCCTGGCAGACCATCAGCCATTGTTATCAGACTACCGCCAGGGTTACAAACAATATAAAAAATACCTGCAGCATTTATCTGCTTTGCAAACCGCAGCAGATGAAGCAAAAAGCAGACAGGATTATGAACAGTTCTTATTCAATGAACTGGAAGCTGCAGACCTGAAAGCGGACGAACAAACACTTTTAGAAACAGAACTTCAAACCCTCAACAATGCGGAGAGCATCAAGAGAAGCCTCGTCAATGCATATAACCTGCTCTCTGAAGAAGAAGCTTCGGCACTCCCTATTCTTAAAGAAGTCATCGTTCAGCTTCAGAACATAGAACGCTTTAACCCTGACTATGCCAACTTAAATGAGCGCCTGCGCTCGGCATTGATAGAACTAAAAGACATCGCTGCGGAAACCATGAACCTGGAAGAAAGCATTGTCTTTAACCCGGTGCGAATTGAAGAGATCAATGGCAGGTTAGATGTGATTTATACGCTTCAGCAAAAACATAAGGTTAACAGTGTGGAGGAATTGATTGGCATTCGTCAGCAATTGTCAGACAACCTGAATACCTTGCTTAGCGGCGATGAAGAGATTGACCGCCTGAACAAAGAAATCACGGCCTTAAAAGCCAGGTTAACGGAGATGGCCGATACCCTTTCTGCCGACCGTGGGAAGTCTATCATCAGTACCGAAAACCAGGTTGCCGCAGTTCTCCAACAGGTAGGAATGCCTAAGGCCAGAATTAAAATAGAAAAGACCGTTCTTGAAGAACTGAATAAAGACGGAAAAGACAATATCGTACTGCTGTTCTCTGCCAACAGTGGCCAGCCACCTGCTCCGGTAGGAAAGGTCGCTTCGGGAGGAGAGCTTTCCAGGCTGATGCTGGCGATCAAGTCCATCATGGCCAAACATACCGCTTTACCTACCCTGATCTTCGATGAAATTGATACGGGTATTTCCGGCGAAACCGCATTGCGTGTAGGCGATGTGATCGGAGATCTGGAGAAAAATATGCAGGTGATCTGCATTACTCACCTTCCTCAGATAGCAGCCAAAGGAGAAGCACACTATTTCGTGTATAAAAATGAAAAAGGAGTCCGCCCTACCACAGGAATCCGCAGGTTAATTCCCGCAGAGCGAATCCAGGTCATCGCAGAAATGCTGAGCGGCAAAGATCCGGGTAACCCGGCTATCGCAAATGCAAAAGAACTCCTGGGCTATTAA
- a CDS encoding TIM barrel protein: MKRIEFLRNSFIATGAALAGSSLSAAAAPSESSLATGLAGKTFNLDYAPHQGMFANHAGKSFLDQIQYMYDQGFRSIEDNGYLGRPIEEQKKIGDLLAKLGMRMGVFVVDGGDNWKTSLTTGKKEFKDKFVETCKQSVEAAKRCNAKWMTVVPGFYERKLPYGNQMANVVDAMRAGAEIFEPHGLIMVLETLSDTPELFLQQTHETFNVCKAVNSPSCKILYDIYHMQKTEGNLIVNMDRCWDEIAYIQIGDNPGRKEPTTGEINYKNLFKHLYNKGYKGVMGMEHGNSKGGKEGELRVIQAYRESDDFLS; this comes from the coding sequence ATGAAAAGAATAGAATTTTTAAGAAATAGCTTTATTGCCACAGGTGCGGCATTGGCCGGATCTTCGCTAAGCGCAGCTGCGGCACCTTCCGAAAGCAGTTTAGCAACAGGACTTGCAGGAAAAACTTTTAACCTGGATTATGCGCCACATCAGGGCATGTTTGCCAATCATGCGGGCAAAAGCTTCCTGGATCAGATTCAGTATATGTATGATCAGGGCTTTCGCTCTATTGAAGACAATGGCTATCTGGGCAGACCGATCGAAGAACAAAAGAAAATCGGTGATTTGCTCGCCAAACTGGGCATGAGGATGGGCGTGTTTGTCGTAGATGGTGGCGACAACTGGAAAACTTCCCTCACCACAGGAAAGAAAGAATTTAAAGACAAGTTTGTGGAAACCTGCAAACAATCTGTAGAAGCAGCAAAAAGGTGTAATGCAAAATGGATGACCGTTGTTCCGGGATTCTATGAGCGTAAACTTCCTTATGGAAACCAAATGGCAAATGTAGTCGATGCCATGAGGGCAGGGGCGGAGATCTTTGAACCGCATGGCCTGATTATGGTGTTGGAAACACTGAGCGATACGCCAGAGCTTTTCCTGCAGCAGACGCATGAAACCTTTAATGTGTGTAAAGCAGTAAACAGCCCTTCCTGCAAGATTCTATACGATATTTACCACATGCAGAAGACCGAAGGCAACCTGATCGTGAACATGGACCGTTGCTGGGACGAGATTGCCTATATCCAGATCGGCGACAATCCGGGAAGGAAAGAACCGACCACCGGAGAGATCAATTATAAGAATCTATTCAAGCATTTATATAATAAAGGATATAAAGGCGTGATGGGAATGGAACACGGGAATTCTAAAGGGGGTAAGGAAGGAGAACTCCGTGTGATCCAGGCTTACCGCGAGTCCGATGATTTCCTGTCTTAA
- a CDS encoding FAD:protein FMN transferase, producing MAIVPKSAILLLPLLISLFSQKKDQQQYSIHGYAQGTDYSIKYFAEDSIVTKRAVDSILLKIDSSMSLYKSYSLISQFNRAEKGILLDAHFAAVMRKSFEIYTATQGKFDVTVAPLVQAWGFGPKPVESFPDRTTVKLLLQNVGMNYLELQGNYLKKHKPGVKIDLNGIAQGYSVDVVADYLLQKGVRSFVVEIGGELRVAGPKPDGSVMRIGIEGPALSAQSEPEIRHILSFSSGAVTTSGNYRKYLQRGKGKIAHLINPKTGYPLDNQLISATIYAKDAITADGYDNAVMAMGVEEALAFVSAKRGMEAYLIYHRKDGSVADTLTSGFRKMILK from the coding sequence GTGGCCATTGTTCCCAAATCGGCAATCCTGCTGTTACCGCTGCTGATCTCTCTTTTTTCACAAAAGAAAGATCAGCAGCAGTATAGTATCCACGGCTATGCTCAGGGGACAGATTATTCCATTAAATATTTTGCAGAAGACAGCATAGTGACCAAAAGGGCAGTAGATAGCATCTTGTTAAAGATCGATTCTTCTATGTCCCTTTACAAATCCTATTCGCTGATCAGTCAGTTCAACAGAGCAGAGAAGGGAATCCTGCTGGATGCTCATTTTGCTGCGGTAATGAGAAAATCCTTTGAGATCTATACAGCTACTCAGGGGAAGTTTGACGTGACGGTAGCGCCCCTGGTTCAGGCCTGGGGCTTTGGGCCAAAACCCGTGGAAAGCTTTCCTGATCGCACAACGGTGAAACTACTGTTGCAAAATGTAGGAATGAATTACCTGGAACTCCAGGGGAATTACCTTAAAAAACACAAACCAGGAGTAAAGATCGACCTGAATGGTATTGCCCAAGGCTACAGTGTAGATGTGGTTGCCGATTACCTGCTACAGAAAGGCGTTCGCTCCTTTGTGGTAGAAATCGGAGGAGAACTGCGGGTTGCAGGACCAAAACCAGACGGTTCCGTGATGAGAATCGGAATTGAAGGACCAGCCTTATCTGCACAATCAGAACCGGAAATCAGGCACATCTTAAGTTTCAGCAGCGGTGCAGTGACCACTTCCGGAAATTACCGGAAATACCTGCAGCGGGGTAAAGGGAAGATTGCACACCTGATCAACCCAAAAACAGGTTACCCTTTAGACAATCAGCTGATCAGTGCAACGATCTATGCCAAAGATGCCATTACTGCCGACGGTTATGACAATGCTGTTATGGCCATGGGGGTAGAGGAGGCACTGGCCTTTGTGAGCGCTAAAAGAGGAATGGAGGCTTACCTGATCTACCATCGTAAAGATGGAAGCGTAGCCGATACCCTGACAAGCGGTTTCAGAAAGATGATTTTAAAATAA
- a CDS encoding carboxypeptidase-like regulatory domain-containing protein produces the protein MIGYISQMMKWYSCCVLLLFFSFNGFGQNLFSISGTVKDGEGKPLPGAGIYLAGYKAATVSDGNGQFVLSNVAVGNYDVLIQMMGYLPLSKNVLISDKSVKIEAILKENTIQLKEVVIKADPNRARYLEMFKEHFIGKTPNSEKCKILNPQVIQTEYDKERKVLRVTANEFLLIENKSLGYRIKYLLEYFERDFVDNVVFYAGHPSFEELPASSSKRKSWLKKREIAYAGSSQHFFRSLYQNTTKTEGFIIHKMRSVANRNRLPDSLINASIKRLYKPGNTIVRIGPGFTSPLNDSISYWLKQRAVSKSLNVLDRSEILTDTLATQLYKDVKTMNFDGDLYVINTKERETEDYTAFSGHAVARPLDIPNYQISTLHILKGPIHFYPNGGIFNPKSVLLGGFWAYEKIADMVPMDYIPNVKEE, from the coding sequence ATGATTGGTTACATTAGCCAGATGATGAAATGGTACTCCTGTTGTGTTTTGCTTTTATTTTTCTCTTTTAACGGTTTCGGACAAAATCTATTCAGTATTTCCGGAACGGTAAAGGATGGAGAAGGGAAACCTCTTCCGGGAGCAGGCATCTATTTGGCCGGATATAAAGCAGCCACCGTATCCGATGGCAACGGACAGTTTGTATTGAGCAATGTAGCCGTGGGCAATTACGATGTCCTGATCCAGATGATGGGTTACCTTCCCCTGAGTAAAAACGTGCTGATCTCGGATAAATCTGTTAAAATTGAGGCTATTTTAAAGGAAAACACCATTCAGCTGAAAGAGGTGGTCATCAAAGCGGATCCAAACCGGGCACGTTACCTGGAAATGTTCAAAGAACATTTCATTGGGAAAACGCCCAATTCCGAGAAATGTAAAATCCTCAATCCTCAGGTCATTCAAACGGAGTACGACAAAGAAAGAAAAGTATTGAGGGTCACGGCCAATGAATTCCTCCTCATCGAAAATAAATCATTGGGTTACCGCATCAAATACCTTCTGGAGTATTTTGAAAGAGATTTCGTAGACAATGTGGTTTTCTATGCCGGCCACCCTTCCTTTGAAGAACTGCCTGCCTCCTCCTCAAAAAGAAAAAGCTGGCTGAAGAAAAGAGAAATCGCCTATGCAGGTTCTTCCCAGCATTTTTTCCGCTCCCTATATCAGAATACGACGAAAACGGAGGGGTTTATCATTCATAAGATGAGGAGTGTTGCCAACCGAAACAGGCTTCCGGACAGCCTCATTAATGCCAGCATTAAGCGCTTGTACAAACCTGGAAATACCATTGTCCGCATTGGCCCGGGTTTTACCTCCCCGCTAAACGACTCTATCAGCTACTGGCTCAAACAGCGGGCCGTATCAAAATCATTGAACGTCCTGGACAGGTCCGAAATCCTGACCGATACCCTGGCTACCCAATTGTATAAGGATGTAAAAACAATGAATTTCGACGGAGACCTGTATGTGATCAACACCAAAGAACGCGAAACTGAAGATTATACCGCTTTTTCCGGACATGCGGTTGCCAGGCCACTCGATATCCCCAATTACCAGATTTCCACCCTTCACATCCTGAAAGGCCCCATTCATTTTTACCCTAACGGAGGTATCTTCAATCCCAAATCAGTTCTTCTGGGCGGGTTCTGGGCTTATGAGAAAATCGCCGACATGGTTCCTATGGATTATATCCCCAATGTAAAAGAAGAATAA
- a CDS encoding SDR family oxidoreductase, whose translation MMYNLLKGKRGIITGALDQNSIAWKVAEKAHEEGAEFVLTNAPIAMRMGEINALAEKTGSKIIPADATSVEDLTNLYTQSQEILGGKIDFVLHSIGMSVNIRKKIPYTESNYDYFMKGIDVSALSFHKMLAVAKKLDAISEGGSVVALTYMAAQRTYPFYTDMADIKAMLESIARSFGYHYGLEKKVRINTVSQSPTKTTAGSGVKGFGDFFDFANSVAPLGNADAESCADYCITLFSDLTRMVTMQNLFHDGGYSSTGVSDDVMKRLGIESES comes from the coding sequence ATTATGTACAACTTATTAAAAGGTAAACGCGGCATCATCACCGGTGCACTGGATCAGAATTCCATTGCATGGAAAGTGGCTGAAAAAGCGCATGAAGAAGGTGCTGAATTTGTTTTAACCAATGCCCCTATCGCCATGCGAATGGGAGAGATCAATGCTTTAGCCGAAAAAACAGGCTCAAAGATCATTCCTGCTGATGCAACCAGCGTGGAAGACCTCACTAACCTTTATACCCAATCACAAGAGATATTAGGCGGAAAAATAGATTTTGTACTCCACTCGATCGGAATGAGCGTAAACATTCGCAAAAAGATCCCTTATACAGAATCCAACTACGATTATTTCATGAAAGGAATTGACGTTTCTGCGCTTTCTTTTCATAAAATGTTAGCAGTAGCTAAAAAATTAGATGCCATTAGTGAAGGTGGTAGTGTGGTCGCCCTGACGTACATGGCGGCACAAAGAACCTATCCTTTTTATACCGATATGGCAGACATTAAAGCCATGCTGGAATCTATTGCCAGAAGCTTTGGCTATCATTATGGCCTGGAGAAAAAGGTCCGCATCAATACGGTTTCACAATCTCCGACCAAAACTACTGCAGGTTCAGGGGTTAAAGGCTTCGGCGACTTCTTTGATTTTGCCAATTCTGTTGCTCCACTGGGCAATGCAGATGCAGAATCCTGTGCAGATTATTGTATCACGCTGTTCTCAGACCTGACCAGAATGGTAACCATGCAGAACCTGTTCCATGATGGAGGTTACTCTTCTACCGGAGTAAGTGATGATGTGATGAAAAGACTGGGAATTGAATCAGAATCCTGA
- a CDS encoding BlaI/MecI/CopY family transcriptional regulator, with protein MTAATPLKPTESELEILQILWEKGNCTVREVHEILEKNKDAGYTTTLKLMQIMSEKGLVVRDTSSKTHIYKALVNQQKTEQHLVSKMIDNVFNGSAARLVMQALGNHSASADEIDSIKKYLDNLSNK; from the coding sequence ATGACAGCAGCGACACCCCTTAAACCTACCGAAAGTGAATTAGAGATCTTGCAGATATTATGGGAGAAAGGAAATTGTACGGTAAGAGAAGTCCACGAGATTTTAGAAAAGAATAAAGATGCAGGTTATACTACCACCCTGAAACTGATGCAGATCATGTCGGAAAAAGGATTGGTGGTTCGTGATACTTCTTCCAAAACCCATATCTATAAAGCCCTGGTTAATCAACAGAAAACAGAACAACACCTAGTCAGTAAAATGATCGACAATGTGTTTAACGGTTCTGCTGCACGATTGGTCATGCAGGCGCTCGGAAACCATAGTGCCAGTGCCGACGAAATAGATTCGATCAAAAAATACCTGGATAACCTTAGCAACAAATAA
- a CDS encoding M56 family metallopeptidase, producing MEAIVNNLIKATGWSIFHSLWQGAIIYAILFLTVMAMPKLRSQLKHNLAYGAMCLIFVSFCITFFSIFKLPVSNGSTAGAELHISAVYYEYLRSLPQEISSKTETLFPYIVTVYGIGILFQLFILIAGYRKMNQLKNATQLAVPAEWTAVFEEMVSKLNLKQQIGFYLSEKVNIPLVIGYFKPVVLFPIALATQLDLKQVEAILIHELSHIRRNDYLLNLIKTGIETILFFNPFIWLSGRFINIEREHACDDLVVELTGTPVTYAHALLKLEILKDKSAPALSMAATGKNQHLYHRIKRITDMKTNYMNAKQQIFAITLTIATVISLAWVKPSKAEKVTAPAAPLTEDMEIAGVGLKFKVQDLKALKLIQNTPYEYADTTKKKRKFKIITVDANGTKHEYNSIKEVPDSLRSEVFDKTFVSFPKSGEFNVFVDSVTSASLAFLKSPEWKKNIANIQKQGEVMSKHFNSPEWKKNIAEIQKNGEKIGKYYSSPEWKNQQAAIQKSAEEISKYYDSPEWKKQQEAIQKNAAEMTRHFDSPEWKKQVEGIQKNAEEIKKYYDSPEWKKNLAEIQKGAEETGKYFNSPEWKKQLEEIRKNAAEGGIVYDLSEIKKMAQENKEVRNSAEYKALKQKFDKEVEALKKKKEAEAATKANN from the coding sequence ATGGAAGCAATTGTAAACAACCTGATCAAAGCCACAGGCTGGAGTATTTTTCACTCCTTATGGCAAGGCGCCATCATCTATGCCATTTTGTTCTTAACCGTAATGGCAATGCCAAAGTTGCGGTCCCAATTGAAGCACAACCTCGCTTACGGCGCCATGTGCCTGATCTTCGTTTCCTTTTGCATTACCTTTTTCTCCATCTTTAAACTTCCGGTAAGTAATGGAAGTACTGCAGGAGCAGAATTACATATCAGTGCGGTTTATTATGAGTACCTGAGAAGTCTGCCCCAGGAAATCAGCAGCAAAACGGAAACCTTGTTTCCTTATATCGTGACGGTCTACGGAATCGGAATCCTCTTTCAGCTCTTTATCCTGATCGCCGGATACCGAAAAATGAACCAGCTTAAAAATGCAACTCAATTGGCAGTACCCGCAGAATGGACCGCTGTATTTGAAGAGATGGTCTCCAAGTTAAACCTCAAACAACAAATTGGGTTTTACCTGTCGGAAAAAGTAAATATTCCGCTGGTTATCGGATATTTTAAACCGGTAGTTTTATTTCCGATTGCCCTGGCTACACAGCTTGACCTCAAACAGGTGGAAGCCATCCTGATCCATGAACTTTCACACATCCGTAGAAATGATTACCTCCTAAACCTCATCAAAACGGGGATAGAAACCATTTTGTTCTTTAATCCTTTCATCTGGCTAAGCGGCAGGTTCATCAACATAGAACGTGAACATGCCTGCGATGACCTTGTGGTAGAACTGACCGGGACGCCGGTAACTTATGCCCATGCCTTGCTAAAGCTGGAAATCCTGAAAGATAAATCCGCCCCTGCCCTTTCTATGGCGGCGACAGGGAAAAATCAACATTTGTATCACCGTATTAAAAGAATCACAGACATGAAAACGAATTATATGAATGCAAAACAGCAGATTTTTGCAATCACACTTACGATTGCTACGGTAATTTCCTTAGCATGGGTTAAACCTTCCAAAGCGGAAAAAGTAACCGCTCCCGCTGCACCACTGACCGAAGACATGGAGATTGCCGGTGTAGGCTTAAAATTCAAAGTTCAGGACTTAAAAGCACTGAAATTGATACAAAATACGCCATACGAATATGCAGATACCACTAAAAAGAAACGCAAGTTTAAAATCATCACAGTGGATGCAAATGGAACCAAACATGAATACAATTCGATTAAAGAGGTTCCTGATAGTTTAAGAAGCGAAGTCTTTGACAAAACTTTTGTCAGCTTCCCAAAATCAGGTGAATTCAATGTTTTTGTAGACAGCGTTACTTCTGCAAGTCTTGCCTTTTTAAAATCTCCGGAATGGAAAAAGAACATCGCAAATATCCAGAAACAAGGCGAAGTGATGAGCAAGCACTTTAACTCTCCGGAATGGAAGAAAAACATCGCTGAAATCCAAAAAAACGGAGAGAAAATCGGCAAATACTATAGCTCTCCGGAATGGAAAAATCAACAAGCAGCAATCCAGAAAAGCGCAGAAGAAATCAGTAAATATTATGATTCTCCGGAATGGAAGAAACAGCAGGAAGCCATCCAGAAAAATGCTGCAGAAATGACCAGGCATTTTGACTCTCCGGAATGGAAAAAGCAAGTGGAAGGGATTCAGAAAAACGCAGAAGAAATCAAAAAGTATTATGATTCCCCTGAATGGAAAAAAAACCTGGCAGAGATCCAGAAAGGAGCAGAAGAAACCGGTAAATACTTCAACTCTCCGGAATGGAAAAAACAATTAGAAGAAATCCGCAAGAACGCTGCTGAGGGCGGGATCGTTTATGATTTGTCTGAAATCAAAAAAATGGCTCAGGAAAACAAAGAAGTCCGTAACTCTGCTGAGTATAAAGCACTAAAACAGAAATTCGACAAAGAAGTAGAAGCACTGAAAAAGAAAAAAGAAGCCGAAGCGGCGACAAAAGCGAACAACTAA
- a CDS encoding PA0069 family radical SAM protein — protein sequence MILDEEPKDNYFKGRGAQLNPHNRFAKDDYVKEHSEGIDDWEEEDQKTTFIIGQSKSIVNKVDSPDVGMAYSLNPYQGCEHGCTYCYARNAHEYWGFSAGLDFERKIIVKKDAPQLFKKFLERKGWDAAVISLSGNTDCYQPAERQFRLTRQLLEIALEYRQPIGLITKNALILRDLDLLTELAKLNLCMVYVSINSLNEKLRQKMEPRTTTAKQRLKVVEELSKAGIPMGVMVAPLVPGLSDHEIPAILKTVANAGAQAAGYTIVRLNGAISGIFEDWLRKNYPDRFEKVWHAIQSCHGGNVNDSRFGERMRGDGNIAKLIRDSFKLHCRLNHLNEQVIKLDSGLFKVPQAQFSLF from the coding sequence ATGATATTAGACGAAGAACCTAAGGACAATTACTTTAAAGGCAGGGGGGCACAGCTCAACCCGCACAACAGGTTTGCGAAGGATGATTATGTAAAAGAACATTCGGAAGGAATAGACGATTGGGAGGAAGAAGATCAAAAGACAACCTTCATCATCGGACAAAGTAAATCTATTGTCAATAAGGTAGACAGTCCGGATGTTGGAATGGCCTATTCCCTCAACCCTTACCAGGGATGTGAACATGGTTGTACCTATTGTTATGCCCGGAATGCCCATGAATACTGGGGATTTAGTGCCGGCCTGGATTTTGAAAGAAAGATCATCGTCAAGAAAGATGCACCACAGTTGTTCAAAAAATTTCTGGAACGCAAAGGCTGGGATGCGGCTGTCATTTCACTTTCCGGCAATACCGATTGTTATCAACCTGCAGAAAGGCAATTCAGACTCACGCGCCAGCTGTTGGAAATCGCCCTGGAATACCGTCAGCCAATAGGCCTGATTACCAAAAATGCATTGATCCTCCGGGACCTGGACCTGCTAACCGAGCTGGCAAAGCTGAACCTGTGTATGGTATATGTCTCGATTAACAGCCTGAATGAAAAGCTTCGGCAAAAGATGGAACCCCGGACCACCACTGCCAAACAACGATTAAAAGTAGTGGAAGAGCTCAGCAAGGCAGGTATTCCGATGGGTGTTATGGTGGCTCCACTGGTTCCCGGACTAAGTGACCATGAAATTCCGGCCATTCTAAAAACGGTAGCCAATGCAGGCGCTCAGGCAGCAGGTTATACGATTGTGAGGCTGAATGGTGCAATTTCCGGCATCTTTGAGGACTGGCTCCGCAAGAATTATCCGGACCGCTTTGAAAAGGTATGGCATGCGATTCAGTCCTGCCATGGAGGAAATGTAAACGACAGCAGGTTTGGAGAAAGAATGAGGGGCGATGGCAATATTGCAAAGCTGATCAGAGACAGCTTTAAACTCCATTGCCGGCTGAACCATCTAAATGAACAGGTAATAAAACTGGACTCGGGCTTATTTAAAGTTCCACAAGCCCAGTTTAGCTTATTTTAA